A window from Bdellovibrionales bacterium encodes these proteins:
- a CDS encoding tyrosine--tRNA ligase codes for MDPREQLERIKFGVAEFISDEDMLKKLKRSKEKNQPLRIKLGADPTRPDIHIGHTVVINKLKTFQDLGHHVQFLIGDFTALIGDPSGKNTTRPMLTPEDIEINAATYKKQIFKILDPEKTEIVFNSHWCGKLNFADVIRLASKYTVARMLERDDFTNRYKSGSPIALHEFLYPLTQGYDSVALKSDVELGGTDQKFNLLVGRDLQSAYGQEPQCVLTMPILEGIDGVNKMSKSLDNYISVIDTPKDMFGKTMRISDDLMYRWYQLLTDITGPALSQLKTDVAEKRKHPREVKVALAKFLIKRFHSEAAAQQAEDEFNRIFVDKGLPDEVPEFEVFAENQVGIAALMVKAGMAASNGEAGRLIAGGGVQRDGVKLADPKARWDLKTGESFVLKAGKKKFIKFIVK; via the coding sequence ATCCTCGCGAACAGCTTGAGAGAATCAAATTCGGCGTGGCTGAATTCATCAGTGATGAAGACATGCTGAAAAAGCTCAAACGCAGTAAAGAAAAGAATCAGCCTCTGAGAATCAAGCTCGGGGCGGATCCTACGCGTCCGGACATTCACATTGGTCACACAGTCGTGATTAATAAACTGAAAACCTTCCAGGATTTGGGCCATCACGTGCAGTTCCTAATCGGGGATTTCACGGCATTGATCGGGGATCCCTCCGGCAAGAACACCACTCGCCCGATGTTGACTCCGGAAGATATTGAAATCAACGCAGCTACGTACAAGAAACAAATTTTCAAGATTCTTGATCCAGAAAAAACGGAAATTGTTTTTAACTCTCACTGGTGTGGCAAATTGAATTTTGCCGATGTCATTCGTTTGGCTTCAAAGTACACCGTCGCTCGTATGCTGGAACGTGATGATTTCACGAATCGCTATAAATCTGGTAGTCCGATTGCTTTGCATGAATTCTTGTACCCACTGACTCAGGGCTACGACTCTGTGGCTTTGAAGTCTGATGTGGAGCTTGGTGGTACGGATCAGAAGTTCAACCTTTTAGTGGGCCGTGATTTACAAAGTGCTTACGGCCAAGAGCCTCAGTGTGTGCTCACGATGCCGATCCTTGAGGGGATCGACGGCGTGAACAAAATGTCGAAGAGCTTAGATAATTATATTTCTGTTATCGACACCCCGAAAGACATGTTCGGGAAGACAATGAGAATTTCCGATGATTTGATGTACCGTTGGTACCAGCTTTTGACTGATATCACAGGGCCCGCGTTGTCGCAGTTGAAAACCGATGTGGCGGAAAAACGCAAGCATCCGCGCGAAGTGAAAGTCGCTTTAGCGAAATTTTTGATCAAACGTTTCCACTCGGAAGCGGCGGCTCAGCAAGCTGAAGACGAATTCAATCGTATTTTCGTAGATAAAGGCTTGCCGGATGAAGTTCCAGAATTTGAAGTCTTTGCCGAGAACCAAGTGGGCATTGCCGCTCTCATGGTGAAAGCGGGGATGGCCGCAAGTAACGGCGAAGCCGGCAGATTGATTGCCGGCGGCGGCGTTCAGCGTGATGGCGTGAAGCTGGCTGACCCGAAGGCTCGCTGGGATTTGAAGACCGGTGAAAGCTTCGTCCTCAAAGCCGGTAAGAAAAAATTTATTAAGTTTATAGTTAAGTAG
- a CDS encoding alpha/beta hydrolase produces MAHKITFRERGQGPILILLHGFGGSVHHWESCAEELSKNYRVIVPNLSHLFMSTDRVFFTVQVEAIAQFIRTNFPNEKVHLAGLSFGGALAWALSRQRPELISKLILINPVVPDPVPKFSLPELRYFFVMPMNSRSIYVLLSTPIGKAFLKRAAMIFRDERSGGVGRLDSLKGRRLLFVSHLIYNFAWMLRREDWQWWQEKVSKTDFPTLLIYDREDLLFSKEVYLKFAEDCHAEKVVELNGAGHLAIKSRPELISRAIHQYLSAVAEKAA; encoded by the coding sequence ATGGCTCATAAGATTACATTTCGTGAACGCGGTCAGGGCCCCATCCTTATTCTTCTGCATGGTTTCGGCGGAAGCGTTCACCATTGGGAATCCTGCGCTGAGGAGCTTTCAAAAAACTATCGCGTGATCGTTCCAAACTTATCACATCTGTTTATGAGTACGGACCGTGTTTTCTTCACGGTGCAAGTTGAGGCCATTGCCCAGTTTATCCGTACGAATTTCCCAAATGAAAAAGTGCATCTTGCTGGTCTTAGTTTCGGTGGAGCTTTGGCGTGGGCTCTGTCTCGCCAGCGTCCGGAGTTGATCTCGAAATTGATTCTAATTAATCCGGTCGTGCCGGATCCGGTTCCGAAGTTTTCATTGCCGGAGCTTCGGTACTTCTTTGTGATGCCGATGAATTCGCGTTCGATCTATGTGTTGCTTTCTACTCCGATCGGAAAAGCCTTCCTTAAGCGCGCAGCGATGATTTTCCGTGATGAACGCAGCGGCGGTGTAGGGCGTTTGGATTCCTTGAAGGGTCGCAGACTGCTCTTTGTGTCGCATTTGATTTATAATTTCGCGTGGATGCTCCGTCGCGAAGACTGGCAGTGGTGGCAAGAAAAGGTTTCTAAGACCGATTTCCCGACTTTGCTGATTTATGATCGCGAGGACTTGTTGTTCTCGAAAGAAGTTTATCTGAAGTTTGCGGAAGACTGTCACGCCGAGAAGGTTGTGGAGCTCAATGGCGCCGGCCACTTAGCAATTAAATCGCGCCCTGAACTCATTTCTCGTGCGATCCACCAGTATCTTTCTGCGGTTGCCGAAAAAGCCGCCTAG
- a CDS encoding tetratricopeptide repeat protein produces MKKNGWWYLLLAILIPLVFQRAFIAQYVLWDDDALVLNNPILKMPFWEAVKVSFSNYYHGDYFPLTLMSYWLDVQLAGVSAFFQHTENLILHMAATLLLLSCLYKLTKSMTFAVLVSLFFAIHPVQTETVMWISERKSVLSAVFTFLSLLFYLQSQESNQKKWYGLALVFFICAGLTKATALLMPVLFVMLDIAKSGDHLRQWGKRIAPFAVAAMVLMGLRILAYSASIEANPASLLTGVYLLTVPVRALNALDIYFKFLLAPLQSSAIYPDFEMTTATLITAGWMLVVVLLLSFAVYRRKEFLPRFGWVWFLLFLLPVLQIFPRINYVNERYMYLPMIGFVALVCWYFRPKQMLAVGIVCGILMAVLSYARSEMWVSNRALWVQTLKVVPTNTIALNNLGLDYQNAGMLGEAAELYERILRLPSNDGNKILAYNNLANIYADSRYTGFSPAKAIELLKEGIGATKRVRDTYEMRVNLGNLYAALGKKEEAREVLSGALKDLQQESDFKYQWLVPVVTQQLEKLK; encoded by the coding sequence ATGAAAAAAAACGGATGGTGGTATCTCCTCCTGGCAATTCTTATTCCTTTGGTGTTTCAAAGGGCGTTTATTGCTCAGTATGTGCTGTGGGACGATGATGCCCTGGTATTGAATAATCCCATCTTGAAAATGCCCTTCTGGGAGGCTGTCAAAGTCTCTTTCAGCAACTACTATCACGGCGATTATTTCCCGCTCACATTGATGAGTTACTGGCTTGATGTGCAACTTGCCGGCGTGAGCGCCTTCTTTCAGCACACTGAAAACCTGATTTTGCATATGGCGGCAACGTTGCTGCTTCTAAGCTGTTTGTACAAGCTCACGAAGAGCATGACATTTGCGGTGCTGGTGTCACTGTTTTTCGCGATACACCCTGTGCAAACAGAAACGGTGATGTGGATTTCAGAGCGTAAGAGCGTGCTCTCTGCGGTGTTCACGTTCTTGTCTCTACTCTTTTATCTGCAATCACAAGAGAGCAATCAAAAGAAATGGTACGGTCTCGCACTGGTGTTCTTTATCTGTGCGGGGCTTACGAAGGCCACGGCGCTTTTGATGCCGGTGTTATTTGTGATGCTCGATATTGCAAAGTCCGGCGATCATTTGCGCCAGTGGGGAAAGCGCATTGCTCCTTTTGCTGTGGCGGCCATGGTTTTAATGGGTCTTCGGATTTTGGCGTATTCTGCAAGTATTGAAGCAAACCCCGCAAGTTTGCTGACAGGGGTTTATCTTCTAACGGTGCCGGTGCGGGCGTTGAACGCTTTAGATATCTACTTCAAATTTCTTTTAGCGCCCCTTCAAAGCTCGGCAATCTATCCTGATTTTGAAATGACAACGGCGACGCTGATCACTGCAGGATGGATGCTGGTGGTGGTTTTACTATTGAGCTTTGCTGTTTATCGCAGAAAAGAATTTCTTCCGCGGTTTGGCTGGGTTTGGTTTTTGTTGTTCTTGCTGCCGGTTTTGCAGATTTTCCCGCGCATTAACTACGTCAACGAACGCTATATGTATCTGCCGATGATTGGGTTCGTGGCCTTGGTCTGCTGGTACTTTAGACCCAAGCAAATGCTGGCTGTGGGAATCGTGTGCGGAATTCTGATGGCGGTTCTTTCTTACGCCCGCAGTGAGATGTGGGTCAGTAATCGCGCGCTGTGGGTTCAGACTTTGAAAGTCGTTCCGACCAATACGATTGCTTTAAATAACTTGGGTCTTGATTATCAAAATGCCGGAATGCTGGGCGAAGCGGCCGAACTTTATGAACGGATCTTGCGTCTGCCATCGAATGACGGAAATAAGATTCTTGCGTACAATAATCTTGCAAATATTTACGCCGATTCTCGCTATACAGGATTCTCTCCGGCTAAAGCTATAGAGCTTCTCAAAGAGGGGATTGGCGCTACAAAGCGTGTTCGTGACACTTATGAAATGCGCGTGAATCTGGGAAATCTCTATGCAGCATTGGGAAAGAAAGAAGAGGCCCGCGAGGTTTTGAGCGGCGCTTTGAAAGATCTTCAGCAAGAATCAGATTTCAAATATCAGTGGTTGGTTCCGGTGGTCACCCAGCAGCTTGAAAAATTGAAATAG
- a CDS encoding 2Fe-2S iron-sulfur cluster binding domain-containing protein, protein MKVKFVPQNIEVDVTPEKSLLQIATENQIEIKSICKGVPSCAECRVHIVEGENNVLPPNKTELGLIGTNWRIDSRRLSCQVRCFGNVTVDLTEQIERQENQSKKVRGFRTQKHIESRAVQDTMLLTEKPEDKPDHQRPERSQQDERAEGEQRPQQAKQHQHQNKQQNQNRNQNQNKQQGKQQNKPQNQNKQHNQNQNKQHNQNKQPQQGKQQQQGRPQKPQQPKN, encoded by the coding sequence ATGAAAGTTAAATTTGTCCCGCAAAATATTGAAGTGGATGTGACTCCCGAGAAGAGTCTGTTGCAAATCGCGACAGAAAATCAGATCGAGATTAAATCCATTTGTAAGGGAGTTCCAAGCTGTGCGGAATGCCGTGTGCACATTGTTGAAGGCGAAAACAACGTCCTTCCGCCTAATAAGACGGAGCTCGGTCTGATTGGTACGAATTGGCGTATAGATAGCCGCCGTCTTTCTTGCCAAGTCCGTTGCTTCGGTAATGTGACTGTGGATCTCACAGAGCAAATCGAACGCCAAGAAAATCAAAGCAAAAAGGTTCGTGGTTTCCGCACTCAGAAGCATATTGAGTCACGTGCAGTTCAAGATACGATGTTGCTAACGGAAAAGCCTGAAGATAAACCGGATCATCAAAGACCGGAACGTTCTCAGCAAGATGAGCGCGCTGAAGGTGAGCAACGCCCTCAGCAGGCAAAGCAGCACCAGCATCAAAACAAGCAACAAAATCAAAATAGAAACCAGAATCAGAATAAGCAACAAGGTAAGCAGCAGAACAAGCCGCAAAACCAAAACAAACAGCACAATCAGAACCAGAATAAGCAGCACAATCAAAACAAGCAGCCGCAGCAGGGAAAGCAGCAGCAGCAGGGGCGTCCGCAAAAGCCACAACAGCCTAAAAATTAA